In the genome of Notamacropus eugenii isolate mMacEug1 chromosome 5, mMacEug1.pri_v2, whole genome shotgun sequence, one region contains:
- the LOC140508993 gene encoding olfactory receptor 8G1-like, with translation MMILIRLSSHLHTPMYYFLSFLSFIDLCHSTVITPKMLVNFVSEKNIISYPECMAQLYFFTIFIIAECHMLAVMAYDRYVAICSPLLYKVIMSDQLCSRLVGGVGAVAVVVSTVHTGFMFRVYFCKDNIVNNFFCDVLPLLKLSCSNIYINEILLVTFTSIDVFVPTLIILTSYIFILISILRIQSTAGRSKAFSTCSSHMMAVSLFFGSTAFMYMQPSTNSMDQGKVSSVFYSIVIPMLNPLIYSLRNKDVKIALKKILEKRVFS, from the coding sequence ATGATGATCTTAATTAGACTCAGTTCCCATCTTCACACCCCCATGTactattttctcagttttctatcCTTCATTGACCTCTGTCATTCCACTGTCATCACTCCCAAGATGCTTGTGAACTTTGTATCAGAGAAGAACATCATCTCTTACCCTGAGTGCATGGCTCAGCTCTATTTTTTCACCATTTTTATAATTGCTGAATGCCATATGTTGGCAGTGATGGCATATGATCGTTATGTTGCCATCTGTAGTCCTCTACTATATAAAGTCATCATGTCTGATCAGTTGTGCTCCAGGTTGGTGGGTGGGGTGGGTGCAGTGGCTGTGGTTGTTTCCACAGTTCACACGGGTTTCATGTTTAGAGTTTATTTTTGCAAAGACAATATTGTCAATAATTTCTTTTGTGATGTACTTCCCCTCTTGAAACTTTCATGCTCCAATATCTACATCAATGAAATACTACTTGTGACTTTTACTTCAATTGATGTTTTTGTCCCAACCCTAATTATTCTTACCTCTTATATTTTCATCCTCATAAGCATCCTTCGCATTCAGTCCACTGCAGGCAGGTCTAAAGCCTTCAGTACTTGCAGCTCCCATATGATGGCTGTTTCCCTATTCTTTGGATCAACTGCATTCATGTATATGCAGCCTTCTACCAACTCCATGGACCAGGGGAAAGTGTCCTCAGTATTTTATTCCATAGTGATCCCCATGCTGAACCCTCTGATCTACAGCCTGAGGAATAAAGATGTCAAGATTGCACTgaagaaaattctagagaaaaGAGTATTCTCATGA